The proteins below come from a single Gavia stellata isolate bGavSte3 chromosome 8, bGavSte3.hap2, whole genome shotgun sequence genomic window:
- the LOC104261588 gene encoding protein mono-ADP-ribosyltransferase PARP14, translating to MAGQRPGVFPLLVRGDWGSAEPPPALRKKLLCYFQSQKRSGGGECELRAGPDHLLVCFAHPEVKQRVLERQSHKLYLGEKGELKLIVTEPETALAAEEEAFEEKLVPTKALDATSNLQTKDDAEALQKAESFDPNSELQEEAGSVENIAEKSAETSPSVVFENIQRCSPKCLRMLLENISGLAVDDDFTVEVIPEINVAVATFIKSIDTEEFVKKCSQNKRVKEFKMTAKLLELTQSIKAENLPASVSTDYITVYFESARNGGGAVSDVQLFPDENSAIITFCDRKDLNTVLEKQHLLEQTQISVHPYYHSLGTALYGGERPTIKMPDPIGVPLDPYVWQFLQRQPKLIQDINQEMAVSHCELKWPQTDCAHPEIKLCPLSSLSEQKKPMMKLIKTWKQDASTEFSRIMAHYIAIKCKVNSVDWEDVKNRLVKDVALIITDISEEMVVIAGNRAAVDSAEKEVRECMEKAMKQSEREKQSIEISVSVIPGKYAVLHNAGLEENIHKEYPCLKIFYDDTKKTVQLCGLPAEVYKIKADLLEKVLNMPCASVTIDHHVFYYLQHVDNKTMSETLFTRKKINAFYELEDDTVLLFGDAPKDLLEAEKQIKTDLEYGCINVEDSEVIKKEQWRSLLASLRKKYNSSQETLVIDEHVGKENKVIIAGFSKAVTEAYRKLDDFIDRNTHVEKVIPAKSVVVVQFVEKEKSSVYLELTKKGVTVRFDTKTPCISLSGPRSEVLKAVTSFEKILSSLYSKNVPIDKPGAKEFFIERKDSCIFEAKQKFSCLIRLEEEEEQQQKKGEEVGAKEKTKLYYEKVLPGGVVVAVYKGNLCNYPVDVVVNASNEDLKHIGGLAEALLEAAGPQLQQECDELVRKNGSLQPGCAVITGPGKLPCKNVIHAVGPRWRKEEAEKCVYLLRKTVKKSLQLAETYNHHSIALPAISGGIFGFPLQACADSIVSSIKETLEESMGDSSLKEVHLVGNVEETVQVLSETVKKAFTAKPSSILLMPRLENCKVREIQKEKRKGDRQTVMTNEGLRIRVEEKNVQDATTDVIVNSVGTDLKFGVGPLCKALLEKAGPALQVEFDKEKQSQVAGQGNVVCTSGCALACKSVLHAILPVWDGGKGPSLKTLEDVINFCLKKTEELGLNSIAFPAIGTGGFGFPKTIVSKLMFDVVFKFSSSCIRKTLQEVHFFLHPKDRDNIQAFTIELEHRVSESCSAPAPQSSFIRPVSTEVLGVHEMQIGPITLQVISGDITKEDTEVIVSIANSTFDATSGVFKAIMDAAGSQVEGECAQYAGQSQSGFITTQGGKLLCSKIIHLIHDNDIKSQVSKVLHECELRMYKSVAFPAIGTGQAGQSPAKVADDMLDAIVGFASKRSVQHLKKIKIVIFQTNMLGDFYKSMKKREDSDLSTTDSWMSLFKSFFWGKKQPTEKKKPLVLEKKVDLATFQICGESKKNVDATESWIKNLILKEQFENSISDELIENFDERQIDILADFQRRKHVTIQLENKLSPPRIKISGISRDVCFVSVEVQKMIQKIKDTEEERSKAELVYNLVEWRYPGSNDTIVAFDKLTNMQLEDAKIAKKPHLTVKINKKNYKVDLNTLQANDDQGKTINIQRVPKNEDKQSIELPVQWEDMQDQRVKLVNLKPSSQEYLEVQNKFKKNCPSFVIEKIERIQNPFLWQTYQIKKISLCTKNKSENNEKLLFHGTAASSLSTINYNGFNRGFAGKNAAAIGNGTYFAVDASYSAQDIYSRPDANGRRYMYLARVLTGQYCAGRGGLITPPPKNPADPTDLYDSVVDNVNNPTMFVIFNDIQAYPEYLITFRK from the exons ATGGCGGGGCAGCGGCCGGGCGTCTTCCCGCTGCTGGTGCGCGGCGACTGGGGCTCGGCCgagccgccgcccgccctgAGGAAGAAGCTGCTCTGCTACTTCCAGAGCCAGAAGCGCTCGGGCGGCGGCGAGTGCGAGCTGCGGGCCGGGCCCGACCACCTGCTCGTCTGCTTCGCCCACCCCGAGG tGAAGCAACGAGTTCTTGAGAGACAGTCTCATAAGCTGTAtttgggagaaaaaggagaattgAAGTTGATTGTCACAGAGCCTGAAACAGCACTAGCTGCTGAAGAGGaggcatttgaagaaaaattagttCCCACAAAG gcTCTGGATGCCACGAGCAACCTTCAAACAAAAG ATGATGCAGAAGCcttgcagaaagcagagagttTTGATCCCAACAGTGAACTCCAGGAGGAAGCTGGCTCTGTGGAGAACATCGCAGAAAAGTCCGCAGAGACCTCGCCTTCGGTGGTGTTTGAAAACATACAAAGATGCAGTCCAAAATGCTTACGTATGCTGTTGGAGAACATCAGCGGCCTGGCAGTAGATGATGACTTCACTGTGGAAGTGATACCTGAAATAAATGTTGCCGTAGCTACCTTTATAAAAAGTATCG ATACTGAAGAATTTGTCAAGAAATGTTCACAAAACAAGAGAGTTAAAGAATTCAAAATGACTGCCAAGCTTCTTGAATTGACCCAGAGCATCAAGGCTGAAAACCTACCAGCCAGCGTTTCCACAGACTACATCACAGTTTACTTTGAGAGTGCGCGGAACGGAGGGGGAGCCGTGTCAGACGTCCAGCTCTTCCCTGACGAGAACTCGGCCATCATTACTTTCTGTGATCGCAAAG ATCTAAACACTGTCttggaaaagcagcatttactGGAACAGACGCAGATTTCTGTGCATCCATATTACCACTCCCTGGGAACAGCTCTCTATGGAGGAGAAAGACCAACTATCAAGATGCCAGACCCCATTGGGGTGCCACTAGATCCATACGTCTGGCAGTTTTTACAAAGGCAGCCTAAACTGATCCAAGACATAAACCAGGAAATGGCAGTTTCCCATTGTGAGCTAAAATGGCCCCAGACAGACTGTGCACACCCAGAAATTAAGTTGTGCCCGTTGTCATCTCTCTCCGAGCAGAAAAAGCCAATGATGAAGTTGATCAAGACATGGAAGCAAGATGCTTCCACTGAGTTCTCGCGCATCATGGCACATTACATAGCTATAAAATGTAAAGTAAATTCAGTGGATTGGGAAGACGTGAAAAACAGATTGGTGAAAGATGTTGCTTTGATCATAACTGATATTTCTGAGGAGATGGTGGTGATTGCAGGCAACAGAGCAGCAGTGGACAGTGCAGAGAAAGAAGTGAGGGAATGCATGGAAAAAGCCATGAAGcaaagtgaaagggaaaaacaaagcataGAAATTTCTGTGTCAGTGATCCCAGGGAAGTATGCTGTTCTGCACAATGCTGGGCTAGAAGAGAATATTCATAAAGAATATCCGTGCTTAAAGATCTTTTATGATGACACAAAAAAAACGGTTCAGTTGTGTGGATTACCTGCGGAAGTATATAAAATCAAAGCTGACTTACTGGAAAAGGTCTTGAACATGCCATGTGCATCAGTTACCATTGATCACCATGTTTTCTACTACCTACAGCATGTAGATAATAAAACAATGTCAGAGACATTattcactaggaaaaaaattaatgctttttatGAGCTTGAGGATGATACTGTGTTGCTATTTGGAGATGCTCCCAAAGATCTTttagaagcagaaaagcagataaAGACAGACTTAGAATATGGGTGCATCAATGTGGAGGACAGCGAGGTCATTAAAAAGGAGCAGTGGAGGAGTCTTCTTGCCTCCTTGCGTAAGAAGTACAATTCTTCCCAGGAAACTCTAGTCATTGATGAACatgttggaaaagaaaataaagtgattATTGCTGGCTTTTCTAAGGCCGTAACAGAAGCTTATCGGAAACTTGATGATTTTATAGATAGAAACACACACGTGGAAAAAGTAATCCCGGCTAAGTCGGTGGTGGTAGTGCAGTTTgtagagaaggaaaaatccaGTGTTTATCTTGAATTGACGAAGAAAGGTGTGACAGTACGTTTTGACACCAAGACACCATGTATTTCCTTGAGCGGACCAAGATCAGAAGTGCTGAAAGCAGTCACCTCGTTTGAAAAAATTCTCTCATCACTTTACTCAAAAAATGTGCCAATTGATAAACCGGGAGCCAAAGAGTTCTTCATTGAGAGGAAAGATTCATGTATTTTTGAGGCAAAGCAGAAATTTAGCTGTTTGATTAggctggaagaagaagaagaacaacaacaaaagaagggTGAAGAAGTTGGtgctaaagagaaaacaaagctctACTACGAGAAAGTACTGCCAGGTGGAGTTGTAGTAGCAGTGTATAAAGGTAACTTGTGTAATTACCCTGTTGATGTTGTGGTAAATGCATCTAACGAAGACTTAAAACACATCGGTGGCCTTGCTGAGGCACTGTTAGAAGCGGCTGGTCCACAGCTGCAACAAGAGTGTGATGAGCTGGTGCGGAAGAACGGGAGTTTGCAGCCTGGGTGCGCGGTTATCACGGGCCCTGGGAAACTCCCCTGCAAGAATGTTATTCATGCTGTTGGGCCCagatggaggaaggaggaagcagaaaagtGTGTGTACTTGTTAAGAAAGACAGTGAAGAAAAGTCTACAACTAGCCGAAACATACAATCATCATTCTATAGCTCTACCTGCTATAAGCGGGGGGATTTTTGGCTTCCCGCTGCAGGCCTGTGCAGATTCAATTGTATCCTCCATCAAGGAGACCTTGGAAGAATCCATGGGGGACAGCAGCTTGAAGGAAGTTCATCTTGTGGGTAATGTGGAAGAAACAGTTCAGGTTCTGAGTGAGACAgtaaaaaaagcatttacagCCAAACCATCCTCGATACTGCTGATGCCGCGCTTGGAAAACTGTAAGGTGAGAGAAAtccagaaggagaagagaaaaggtgATCGGCAGACGGTTATGACAAATGAAGGACTGCGCATCCGAGTGGAGGAGAAAAACGTTCAGGATGCCACG ACGGATGTTATTGTCAACAGTGTTGGCACAGATCTGAAGTTTGGTGTGGGGCCTCTCTGCAAAGCCTTGCTGGAAAAGGCTGGACCAGCGCTCCAAGTAGAGtttgacaaagaaaaacaaagccaggTTGCTGGTCAAGGGAATGTGGTCTGCACCAGTGGATGTGCTCTGGCCTGCAAGTCCGTGCTTCATGCCATACTTCCTGTGTGGGATGGAGGAAAAGGACCGAGCCTGAAG ACCCTAGAAGATGTAATAAATTTCTGcttgaagaaaactgaagaacttGGACTGAATTCAATCGCTTTCCCAGCTATTGGAACTGGAGGATTTGGATTTCCTAAAACAATTGTTTCTAAGTTAATGTTTGATGTGGTATTCAAGTTCAGTAGTAGTTGCATTCGGAAGACTCTCCAGGAAGTTCATTTTTTCTTGCATCCAAAAGATAGGGATAACATTCAG gCTTTTACCATTGAACTAGAACATAGGGTATCTGAAAGTTGCAGTGCTCCAGCACCACAGTCAA GTTTCATTAGGCCTGTTTCAACTGAAGTATTGGGAGTTCATGAAATGCAGATTGGTCCCATTACACTCCAAGTAATTAGTGGAGATATTACCAAGGAGGATACAGAGGTTATTGTAAGCATAGCAAATTCAACATTTGATGCCACATCAG GGGTCTTCAAAGCAATTATGGATGCTGCTGGTTCCCAGGTAGAAGGAGAATGTGCTCAATATG CTGGGCAGTCTCAAAGTGGCTTTATTACTACACAAGGTGGAAAACTGTTGTGCAGTAAAATCATCCACTTGATTCATGATAACGACATAAAGAGTCAGGTCTCCAAAGTCCTTCATGAGTGTGAGCTAAGGATGTACAAATCTGTCGCTTTCCCGGCAATTGGAACAG gTCAGGCAGGACAGAGTCCAGCAAAGGTAGCTGATGACATGTTGGATGCTATAGTGGGATTTGCAAGCAAAAGATCagtacagcatttaaaaaaaattaaaatcgTCATCTTCCAGACGAATATGCTCGGAGACTTTTacaaaagcatgaagaaaagagaagattcAGATTTATCCACAACAGATTCATGGATGTCTCTGTTTAAAT catttttttggggcaaaaaacaacccactgagaagaaaaagccCTTGGTTTTGGAGAAGAAAGTTGATTTAGCCACATTTCAAATTTgtggagaaagcaaaaaaaatgtgGATGCAACTGAGTCCTGgataaagaatttaattttgaaggaacagtttgaaaacagtatttcagatgaGCTAATTGAAAATTTTGATGAGAGGCAAATTGACATTTTGGCAGATTTCcagagaagaaagcatgttACCATTCAGCTTGAAAATAAACTTTCCCCCCCTCGCATTAAAATTTCTGGTATTAGCAGGGACGTCTGTTTTGTGTCTGTGGAAGTTCAAAAAATGATCCAAAAAATTAAGGATACCGAAGAAGAACGATCCAAGGCAGAACTTGTTTATAATCTGGTAGAATGGAGGTATCCAGGAAGCAATGATACCATTGTCGCTTTTGATAAACTGACAAATATGCAGCTGGAAGATGCCAAGATAGCTAAAAAACCACATCTTACTGTCAAAATTAACAAGAAGAACTACAAGGTGGATCTGAATACTCTACAGGCTAATGATGACCAAGGAAAAACTATAAACATTCAACGTGTGCCAAAGAATGAAG ATAAGCAGTCAATAGAGCTCCCTGTGCAGTGGGAAGACATGCAAGACCAACGGGTCAAACTGGTGAATCTCAAGCCATCAAGTCAGGAATATCTGGAAGTTCAGaacaaatttaagaaaaactgtCCCAGCTTTGTCATAGAGAAG ATTGAAAGAATACAAAATCCCTTCCTCTGGCAGACATACCAAAtcaaaaaaatctctctctgtACAAAGAACAAAAGCGAAAATAATGAGAAGTTGCTATTTCATGGGACAGCTGCATCCTCATTGAGCACAATCAACTACAATGGATTTAATCGTGGGTTTGCTGGAAAGAATG CTGCAGCCATTGGAAATGGAACCTACTTTGCTGTTGATGCAAGTTATTCTGCTCAGGATATTTATTCCAGACCGGATGCGAATGGCAGAAGATACATGTACTTGGCTCGGGTCCTCACGGGGCAGTActgtgctgggagaggaggactAATCACtccaccaccaaaaaacccagcagatCCTACTGACCTGTATGACAGCGTGGTTGATAATGTGAATAATCCAACAATGTTCGTCATATTTAATGACATTCAGGCATATCCTGAATACCTTATTACTTTCAGAAAATAG